A window of Burkholderia ubonensis contains these coding sequences:
- a CDS encoding ABC transporter ATP-binding protein, with product MILDVKAVHACYGKSHVLQGVSLNVRDGETVTLLGRNGAGKSTTLKTIAGVVVPSGGTVTFAGRVMSGQPAHRIAARGVCFVPEHRGIFRLLSVEENLRLGARRDSPWQLDDIYRIFPRLKERRRNGGAQLSGGEQQMLAIGRALMNHPRLLMLDEPVEGLAPVIVEEIVAQLKLIKAAGVSILLVEQNLEVCTQLADRHFVIEQGVIVYEGSNAAFTADHDVKDRYLGVGVA from the coding sequence ATGATCCTTGACGTGAAGGCGGTGCACGCGTGCTACGGCAAGAGCCACGTACTGCAGGGCGTTTCGCTCAACGTGCGGGACGGCGAAACGGTGACGCTGCTCGGCCGTAACGGCGCGGGCAAATCGACCACGCTCAAGACGATCGCGGGGGTCGTCGTGCCGAGCGGCGGCACGGTGACGTTCGCGGGCCGGGTGATGTCCGGTCAGCCCGCGCACCGGATTGCCGCACGCGGCGTGTGTTTCGTGCCGGAGCATCGCGGGATTTTCCGGCTGCTGTCGGTCGAGGAAAACCTGCGGCTCGGCGCACGTCGCGATTCGCCGTGGCAGCTCGACGACATCTATCGCATCTTCCCGCGGCTGAAGGAGCGCCGCCGCAACGGCGGTGCGCAGCTGTCGGGCGGCGAGCAGCAAATGCTTGCGATCGGCCGCGCGCTGATGAATCACCCGCGGCTGCTGATGCTCGACGAACCGGTCGAAGGGCTCGCGCCGGTGATCGTCGAGGAGATCGTCGCGCAGCTCAAGCTGATCAAGGCGGCCGGCGTGTCGATCCTGCTCGTCGAACAGAACCTCGAAGTGTGCACGCAGCTTGCCGACCGTCACTTCGTGATCGAACAGGGCGTGATTGTCTACGAAGGCAGCAACGCGGCGTTCACCGCCGATCACGACGTGAAGGATCGTTACCTGGGCGTCGGCGTCGCATAA
- a CDS encoding branched-chain amino acid ABC transporter permease: MNVYLLQIVNGIGVGMLYFLLAVGLSIVFGLLRFVNFAHGAFYLLGAYLCYQALQWSANFWVALAVVPLVVGAFAWIVEKLVLRHVYAQQHEFHILATVGLALVLQECAILAWGPLGDNVPPPDALSGVVIWGGFVYPKYRLFVIGFTAVLAALLWWVLDGTRLGSTVRAGSESSEMVSLLGINVTRVFSLVFALGAATAALAGVLAAPIRGVDPFMGIEALGVAFVVVVVGGMGNFLGALVGGLLVGIVQSLMSTLWPEGARLMIYVAMAAVLLLRPNGLLGRAA, encoded by the coding sequence ATGAACGTCTATCTGCTGCAGATCGTCAACGGCATCGGCGTAGGCATGCTGTACTTCCTGCTCGCGGTCGGCCTGTCGATCGTGTTCGGCCTGCTGCGCTTCGTGAATTTCGCGCACGGGGCGTTTTATCTGCTCGGTGCGTACCTGTGTTATCAGGCGCTGCAATGGTCGGCGAATTTCTGGGTCGCGCTCGCGGTCGTGCCGCTCGTCGTCGGCGCGTTCGCATGGATCGTCGAAAAGCTCGTGCTGCGTCACGTGTATGCACAGCAACACGAATTCCACATCCTCGCGACGGTCGGCCTGGCGCTCGTGCTGCAGGAGTGCGCGATCCTCGCGTGGGGCCCGCTTGGCGACAACGTACCGCCGCCCGACGCGCTCAGCGGCGTCGTGATCTGGGGCGGGTTCGTCTATCCGAAATACCGGCTGTTCGTGATCGGCTTCACGGCAGTGCTGGCCGCGCTGCTGTGGTGGGTTCTCGACGGCACGCGGCTCGGCAGCACGGTGCGCGCGGGCAGCGAGTCGTCGGAAATGGTGTCGCTGCTCGGCATCAACGTGACGCGCGTGTTCAGCCTCGTGTTCGCGCTCGGCGCGGCGACGGCCGCACTCGCGGGCGTCCTGGCCGCGCCGATCCGCGGCGTCGATCCGTTCATGGGGATCGAGGCGCTCGGCGTCGCGTTCGTCGTGGTCGTTGTCGGCGGGATGGGAAATTTTCTCGGCGCGCTGGTGGGCGGGCTGCTCGTCGGCATCGTACAGAGCCTGATGAGCACGCTGTGGCCCGAAGGCGCGCGCCTGATGATCTATGTCGCGATGGCGGCCGTGCTGCTGCTGCGTCCGAACGGTTTGCTCGGGAGGGCTGCATGA
- a CDS encoding aldehyde dehydrogenase family protein — translation MRTSEQSYIAGQWLDPADARAIDVIDPATARPYARLAIGSAADVDRAVGAAKQAFDAYSRWSVDARVALLQRVLDIYQRRYDEVARTISQEMGAPLAFARAAQAAVGTAHLEQTIRALRAFRFSTQVDSLLVSYEPIGVCALITPWNWPINQIVCKVAPALAAGCTMVLKPSEIAPFSAILFAEILDEAGVPPGVFNLVHGYGHEVGDALSRHPDVDMVSFTGSTRAGVEVAKAAADTVKRVHQELGSKSPNLILPDADIDAAVTLGARSCFSNSGQSCNAPTRMFVHVDQLAAAEAAARREAARTVVGDPRSPETEIGPVVSRTQFDRIQQLIQRGIDEGATLVAGGLGRPDGLGDGFYVKPTVFSNVTPDMTIAREEIFGPVLSILTYRTEDEAVALANDSVYGLAAYVQTKDLERARRIAARLRVGNVHINYPAWNPAAPFGGYKRSGNGREYAEFGLVEYLETKGTTGYA, via the coding sequence ATGCGAACCTCAGAACAGAGCTATATCGCCGGGCAGTGGCTCGACCCGGCCGACGCGCGCGCCATCGACGTGATCGATCCCGCGACCGCGCGACCGTATGCACGGCTCGCGATCGGCAGTGCGGCCGACGTCGACCGCGCGGTCGGCGCGGCGAAGCAGGCGTTCGATGCCTACTCGCGCTGGAGCGTCGACGCGCGCGTCGCGCTGCTGCAGCGCGTGCTCGACATCTATCAGCGGCGCTACGACGAAGTCGCGCGCACGATCAGCCAGGAGATGGGCGCGCCGCTCGCGTTCGCGCGCGCGGCGCAGGCCGCGGTCGGCACCGCGCACCTCGAGCAGACGATTCGCGCGCTGCGCGCGTTCCGGTTCAGCACGCAGGTCGATTCGCTGCTCGTGTCGTACGAGCCGATCGGCGTATGCGCGCTGATCACGCCGTGGAACTGGCCGATCAACCAGATCGTGTGCAAGGTCGCGCCGGCGCTCGCGGCCGGCTGCACGATGGTGCTCAAGCCGAGCGAGATCGCGCCGTTCAGCGCGATCCTGTTCGCCGAGATCCTCGATGAAGCCGGCGTGCCGCCCGGCGTATTCAACCTCGTGCACGGCTACGGACACGAGGTCGGCGATGCGCTGTCGCGGCATCCGGACGTCGACATGGTGTCGTTCACCGGCTCGACGCGTGCGGGCGTCGAGGTCGCGAAGGCCGCGGCCGATACCGTGAAGCGCGTGCACCAGGAACTCGGCAGCAAGAGTCCGAACCTGATCCTGCCCGATGCGGACATCGACGCCGCCGTGACGCTCGGCGCGCGCAGCTGCTTCAGCAACAGCGGGCAATCGTGCAACGCGCCGACGCGGATGTTCGTGCACGTCGATCAGCTGGCCGCGGCCGAGGCGGCGGCGCGCCGGGAGGCCGCGCGCACCGTCGTGGGCGATCCGCGCTCGCCTGAGACGGAGATCGGGCCGGTCGTCAGCCGCACGCAGTTCGACCGGATCCAGCAGCTGATCCAGCGCGGCATCGACGAAGGCGCGACGCTCGTCGCCGGCGGGCTCGGGCGGCCCGACGGGCTCGGCGACGGCTTCTACGTGAAGCCGACGGTGTTCTCGAACGTGACGCCGGACATGACGATCGCACGCGAGGAGATCTTCGGGCCGGTGCTGTCGATCCTGACCTACCGGACCGAAGACGAAGCGGTCGCGCTCGCGAACGATTCGGTCTACGGGCTCGCGGCGTACGTGCAGACGAAGGACCTCGAGCGCGCGCGCCGCATCGCCGCGCGGCTGCGCGTGGGCAACGTGCACATCAACTATCCGGCGTGGAACCCGGCCGCGCCGTTCGGCGGTTACAAGCGTTCGGGCAACGGGCGCGAGTATGCGGAGTTCGGCCTCGTCGAATACCTGGAAACGAAGGGCACGACGGGGTACGCGTGA
- a CDS encoding branched-chain amino acid ABC transporter permease: MIESSKSLPSDAAASRRVPPWRAALQRPEGWLAVAVAGALPLALDSGSLATEVLVFALAALGCNLLLGYTGLLSFGQGIFFGLGSYAAGVVLTHGVESVTAALVAAAALGAAAAALVGWFSIRQRGTYFVMLTLAFGQLFYFVAYTTPDVTGGDNGLLDIPRPALSVFGHPLVPLDSPWRYYGFVAVVFVAVFWLLLRVSRSVFGRTLLAIRDNEARAAAAGYDVRRFKLVAFVISGAVTGLAGALHALMTGIAPLSNIDYHTSEMILVMTVIGGTGNLFASVLGAAAYVLFADWLSTLWPRWLLLLGLVLIAVSLFMQRGLWGVGERVAASLRRARRTEAAAGEQR, encoded by the coding sequence ATGATCGAATCGTCGAAATCGCTGCCGTCGGATGCGGCGGCGTCGCGGCGTGTGCCGCCGTGGCGCGCCGCGCTGCAGCGACCGGAAGGCTGGCTCGCGGTGGCGGTGGCCGGCGCGCTGCCGCTCGCGCTCGACTCGGGCTCGCTCGCGACCGAGGTGCTGGTGTTCGCGCTCGCCGCGCTCGGCTGCAATCTGTTGCTGGGCTACACGGGGCTGCTGTCGTTCGGCCAGGGCATCTTCTTCGGGCTCGGCAGCTACGCGGCGGGCGTGGTGCTGACGCACGGCGTCGAGTCGGTGACTGCGGCGCTGGTTGCGGCCGCCGCGCTCGGCGCCGCCGCGGCCGCATTGGTCGGCTGGTTCTCGATCCGGCAGCGCGGCACCTACTTCGTGATGCTGACGCTCGCGTTCGGGCAGCTGTTCTACTTCGTCGCCTATACGACGCCCGATGTGACGGGCGGCGACAACGGGCTGCTCGACATTCCGCGCCCCGCGTTGTCGGTATTCGGCCATCCGCTCGTGCCGCTCGATTCGCCGTGGCGCTATTACGGTTTCGTCGCCGTCGTGTTCGTCGCGGTGTTCTGGCTGCTGTTGCGCGTGTCGCGCTCGGTGTTCGGCCGCACGCTGCTCGCGATCCGCGACAACGAGGCGCGCGCCGCGGCGGCCGGCTATGACGTGCGGCGCTTCAAGCTCGTGGCGTTCGTGATCTCGGGCGCGGTCACCGGCCTCGCCGGCGCGCTGCATGCATTGATGACGGGCATCGCGCCGCTGTCGAACATCGACTATCACACGAGCGAGATGATCCTCGTGATGACGGTGATCGGCGGCACCGGCAACCTGTTCGCGTCGGTGCTCGGGGCGGCCGCTTACGTGCTGTTCGCCGACTGGCTGTCGACGCTATGGCCGCGCTGGCTGCTGTTGCTCGGGCTCGTGCTGATCGCCGTGAGCCTGTTCATGCAGCGCGGCTTGTGGGGAGTCGGCGAACGCGTCGCGGCATCGCTGCGGCGCGCCCGGCGTACCGAGGCCGCGGCCGGGGAGCAGCGATGA
- a CDS encoding ABC transporter substrate-binding protein yields MNRRELLKLAALSAVPGALGSMASRAAFAQGSPIQLACPVPMSGPFAANGKYADLGMQLVVRQYGKVLGAPLAYTALDTEGKPATAVRRVQEIAQQKGVRFFAGGILSSESLAMGKEVQKAGGVFITTAGADEITGKDCNDATFRWSVPTFGAIEQTVRPLIGMLPKAKRWYTITPQYVFGDGLLSAAKAIFKEKGIEHVGNSYHSLAEKEFSGYLTNAAAAQPDVLLILNFGSQSSDTLRQAVSFGMKRNCTILLAWASGLEQFEALGPDICDGVYFGAQYWHGIDSPLNRDLVKRANAAFKANPNYSLAGSYICSKILLDAMVKAGTAEPKKVIAAMEGMKYDGLTGPEEIRKGDHQVLKNYYLLKGKPKSRMKNADDYADVVSSGQSFLPVDKTGCKLA; encoded by the coding sequence TTGAATCGCCGAGAACTGTTGAAACTGGCCGCGCTGTCGGCCGTGCCGGGTGCGCTCGGCAGCATGGCGTCCCGCGCCGCGTTCGCACAGGGTTCGCCCATCCAGCTCGCCTGCCCGGTGCCGATGTCCGGGCCGTTCGCCGCGAACGGCAAGTACGCCGATCTCGGCATGCAGCTCGTCGTCAGGCAATACGGCAAGGTGCTCGGCGCACCGCTCGCATACACGGCGCTCGACACCGAGGGCAAGCCGGCGACGGCCGTGCGGCGCGTGCAGGAGATCGCGCAGCAGAAGGGCGTGCGCTTCTTCGCGGGCGGCATTCTGTCGTCCGAATCGCTGGCGATGGGCAAGGAAGTGCAGAAGGCGGGCGGCGTGTTCATCACGACGGCCGGCGCCGACGAGATCACCGGCAAGGACTGCAACGACGCGACGTTTCGCTGGTCGGTGCCGACCTTCGGCGCGATCGAGCAGACGGTGCGCCCGCTGATCGGCATGCTGCCGAAAGCGAAGCGCTGGTACACGATCACGCCGCAATACGTGTTCGGCGACGGGCTGCTGTCGGCCGCGAAGGCGATCTTCAAGGAAAAGGGCATCGAGCATGTGGGCAACAGCTATCACTCGCTCGCCGAGAAGGAATTCAGCGGCTATCTGACCAATGCCGCCGCCGCGCAGCCCGACGTGCTGCTGATCCTGAACTTCGGCTCGCAGTCATCGGACACGCTGCGTCAGGCCGTGAGCTTCGGGATGAAGCGCAACTGCACGATCCTGCTCGCATGGGCGTCGGGGCTCGAGCAGTTCGAGGCGCTCGGCCCCGACATCTGCGACGGCGTGTATTTCGGCGCGCAGTACTGGCACGGCATCGATTCGCCGCTGAACCGCGATCTCGTGAAGCGCGCGAACGCCGCGTTCAAGGCCAATCCGAACTACAGCCTCGCGGGCTCGTACATCTGCTCGAAGATCCTGCTCGACGCGATGGTGAAGGCCGGCACCGCGGAGCCGAAGAAGGTCATCGCCGCGATGGAGGGGATGAAGTACGACGGGCTCACGGGTCCGGAGGAAATCCGCAAGGGCGACCACCAGGTATTGAAGAACTACTACCTGCTGAAGGGCAAGCCGAAAAGCCGGATGAAGAACGCGGACGACTACGCGGACGTGGTCAGCTCCGGGCAGTCGTTCCTGCCCGTCGACAAGACCGGCTGCAAGCTCGCGTGA
- a CDS encoding FadR/GntR family transcriptional regulator yields the protein MVMGRARAGVAVAIKQPKRADLVAEEIKRLITEKDLKPGDRLPREAELQQLYAVSKSTIREALKSLEVQGLIKVTTGPSGGGMVVEVPLDRTLQLLQNYLFFKDVTIDDIYTVRKLLEPELAAGAVPHLTERDFTALEANIACCDGASGVHDRGHMLRQRQEDTTFHDILAAANPNPFLRFSCELINEMIRQLIEFRNDTPLTEHKRFGEANVSIHKAILQAARERDVERVRALMVEHMTDAPKHVKRMKGKLRGRLILDSEIRRRAASPVASADAAGSDDD from the coding sequence ATGGTCATGGGCCGAGCCAGGGCGGGCGTCGCGGTCGCAATCAAGCAGCCGAAACGGGCCGATCTCGTCGCCGAGGAGATCAAGCGGCTGATCACGGAGAAGGATCTGAAGCCGGGCGATCGCCTGCCGCGCGAAGCCGAACTCCAGCAGCTCTACGCGGTGAGCAAGAGCACGATCCGCGAGGCGCTGAAGTCGCTGGAGGTGCAGGGGCTGATCAAGGTCACGACGGGGCCGTCGGGCGGCGGGATGGTCGTCGAGGTGCCGCTCGACCGCACGCTGCAGTTGCTGCAGAACTACCTGTTCTTCAAGGACGTGACGATCGACGACATTTATACGGTGCGCAAGCTGCTCGAACCCGAGCTCGCGGCCGGCGCCGTGCCGCACCTGACGGAGCGCGACTTCACGGCGCTCGAAGCGAACATCGCGTGCTGCGACGGCGCGTCGGGCGTGCACGATCGCGGCCACATGCTGCGCCAGCGGCAGGAGGACACGACGTTCCACGACATCCTCGCGGCCGCGAACCCGAACCCGTTCCTGCGCTTCAGTTGCGAGCTGATCAACGAGATGATCCGGCAGTTGATCGAGTTCCGGAACGACACACCGCTCACCGAGCACAAGCGCTTCGGCGAGGCGAACGTGTCGATCCACAAGGCGATCCTGCAGGCCGCGCGCGAGCGCGACGTCGAGCGCGTGCGTGCGCTGATGGTCGAGCACATGACCGACGCGCCGAAGCACGTGAAGCGGATGAAAGGCAAGCTGCGTGGGCGTCTGATCCTCGATTCCGAAATCCGTCGGCGGGCCGCGTCGCCCGTTGCGAGTGCGGACGCGGCCGGTTCCGACGACGACTGA
- a CDS encoding ABC transporter ATP-binding protein: MSEAILEARGVVKRYGKFTALGGVDLRIMPRTIHSVIGPNGAGKTTLFHTLTGTVPITAGSILFDGHDVSREPDHKRVRRGIARSFQVTSLFANLSVRENLRVAAQGVESRRALNPWAPPLGARAHQGVVDDVLDRLGLQRFADTAAGVLSHGQQRRLEVGMALAARPRAIFLDEPTSGMGIDDLDDMKTLIRRLRDDYTVVLIEHNMGIVMDISDTITVMQQGRVLVEGTPEAIRGDARVRSAYLGNMITGGRA; the protein is encoded by the coding sequence ATGAGCGAAGCGATTCTGGAAGCGCGCGGCGTCGTCAAGCGCTACGGCAAGTTCACGGCGCTGGGCGGCGTCGATCTGCGGATCATGCCGCGCACCATTCATTCGGTGATCGGCCCGAACGGCGCAGGCAAGACCACGCTGTTCCATACGCTGACCGGCACCGTGCCGATCACCGCCGGCTCGATCCTGTTCGACGGTCACGACGTGTCGCGCGAGCCCGATCACAAGCGTGTGCGGCGCGGTATCGCGCGTTCGTTCCAGGTGACGAGCCTGTTTGCGAACCTCAGCGTGCGCGAGAACCTTCGCGTCGCCGCGCAAGGCGTCGAGTCGCGGCGCGCGTTGAATCCGTGGGCGCCGCCCCTTGGCGCGCGGGCACATCAGGGTGTCGTCGACGACGTGCTCGATCGGCTCGGCCTGCAGCGGTTCGCCGACACGGCGGCCGGCGTGCTGTCGCACGGCCAGCAGCGCCGGCTCGAAGTCGGGATGGCGCTCGCGGCGCGGCCGCGCGCGATCTTCCTCGACGAGCCGACGTCCGGCATGGGTATCGACGACCTCGACGACATGAAAACGCTGATCCGCCGCCTGCGCGACGATTACACGGTCGTGCTGATCGAACACAACATGGGAATCGTGATGGACATCTCGGACACGATCACGGTGATGCAGCAGGGGCGCGTGCTGGTCGAAGGCACGCCCGAGGCGATTCGCGGGGACGCGCGCGTGCGCAGCGCGTATCTCGGCAACATGATCACTGGAGGCCGCGCATGA